The Prunus persica cultivar Lovell chromosome G8, Prunus_persica_NCBIv2, whole genome shotgun sequence genome includes a region encoding these proteins:
- the LOC18766558 gene encoding protein DETOXIFICATION 46, chloroplastic isoform X1 gives MQSKTLIAHHPLHSPLLQNLTHTALSHPSLFFTTNPPYFSSTPGLNHTSGLPKLRFSPPIRRRNRLVTACIVDGVCEGDDGKDSLVSKEVVEVKKEELESQSLWNQMKEIIMFTGPATGLWICGPLMSLIDTVVVGRGSSLELAALGTSFRFTLVFFLIWVYFFMGRFLAELCLLVFNAGPGTVMCDNMSYVFMFLSIATSNMIATALAKGDRNEVQHHISILLFVGLTCGCLMLLFTRFFGSWALTAFAGSKNGHIIPAANTYVQIRGLAWPAILVGWVTQSASLGMKDSWGPLKALAVASVINGIGDVVLCSFLGYGIAGAAWATMVSQVVAGYMMIEALNKKGYNAYAISVPSPEEFLTVLGLAAPVFVTMISKIAFFSLVVYFATSMGTNITAAHQVMIQTLFICTVWGEPLSQTAQSFMPELIYGANRSLPKARMLLKSLVIVGAIIGSVLGIGGTCVPWLFPNIFTPDQKIIQEMHKVLIQFFLALAVTPAILCFEGTLLAGRDLRFISLSMSGCLSLGALLLLFVSSRGYGLAGCWWAVVGFQWARLFLSLGRLVSPTGILYSEDMSQYNLEELRTV, from the exons atgcaaAGCAAAACCCTGATAGCTCATCACCCTCTTCACTCCCCTCTCCTCCAAAACCTCACTCACACTGCTCTTTCTCACCCCTCACTCTTCTTCACCACCAACCCACCATATTTCTCTTCGACCCCAGGCCTTAACCACACATCTGGCCTCCCAAAGCTACGCTTCTCACCCCCCATACGCCGTCGTAATCGACTGGTGACTGCCTGCATTGTTGACGGGGTTTGTGAAGGAGATGATGGGAAAGATTCTTTAGTGTCTAAAGAAGTTGTGGAggtgaagaaagaagagtTGGAGAGTCAGAGCTTATGGAACCAAATGAAGGAGATTATAATGTTTACAGGACCCGCCACTGGGCTTTGGATTTGTGGACCCCTTATGAGCCTCATCGACACTGTTGTGGTTGGCCGGGGAAGCTCTCTTGAGCTTGCTGCTTTAGGTACTTCATTCAGATTtactttagttttttttttaatttgggtttatttttttatgggtagATTTTTAGCTGAGCTCTGTTTATTGGTTTTCAATGCAGGCCCTGGAACTGTGATGTGTGATAATATGAGTTATGTGTTCATGTTCCTTTCTATTGCAACTTCAAATATGATTGCTACTGCGCTTGCAAAAGGG GATAGAAATGAAGTGCAGCATCACATATCCATCTTGCTCTTTGTTGGATTGACCTGTGGCTGCTTAATGCTTTTATTTACAAGATTTTTCGGTTCATGGGCGCTAACTG CTTTTGCTGGATCAAAGAATGGGCATATTATTCCTGCAGCAAATACATATGTTCAG ATACGAGGTTTGGCATGGCCTGCAATTCTTGTTGGTTGGGTTACTCAGAGTGCAAG TCTTGGCATGAAAGATTCCTGGGGTCCTTTGAAGGCCTTGGCTGTAGCCAGTGTTATAAATGGCATTGGTGATGTAGTCCTTTGCAGTTTTTTAGGCTATGGTATTGCTGGTGCAGCATGGGCAACAATGGTGTCACAG GTTGTTGCAGGATACATGATGATTGAAGCTCTGAACAAGAAAGGATACAATGCCTATGCCATCTCTGTTCCCTCGCCCGAAGAATTTTTAACAGTACTTGGGCTTGCTGCTCCAGTGTTTGTGACAATGATTTCTAAG ATAGCTTTCTTCTCTCTCGTTGTATATTTTGCGACGTCAATGGGAACAAACATCACGGCTGCTCATCAG GTCATGATCCAAACATTATTCATCTGTACTGTGTGGGGCGAACCTCTCTCTCAAACTGCACAATCATTTATGCCTGAGTTGATATATGGCGCAAATCGTAGTTTGCCCAAG GCTCGAATGCTGCTCAAGTCACTTGTCATTGTTGGAGCTATCATTGGTTCAGTATTAGGAATTGGAGGAACATGTGTTCCATGGTTGTTTCCGAACATCTTTACACCTGACCAAAAGATCATACAGGAg ATGCATAAAGTGctgatacaattttttttggcacTGGCTGTGACACCTGCCATTCTCTGCTTTGAGGGAACACTGCTG GCCGGACGAGATCTAAGATTTATTAGTCTGTCAATGAGTGGATGCTTGTCTTTAGGTGCACTTCTACTGCTG TTTGTGAGTAGTAGAGGATATGGCCTAGCAGGCTGCTGGTGGGCAGTGGTAGGATTTCAATGG GCTCGGCTTTTTCTCTCCCTAGGACGCCTTGTATCTCCTACCGGCATACTTTACTCCGAAGATATGAGCCAGTATAATCTGGAAGAACTCAGAACTGTTTAG
- the LOC18766558 gene encoding protein DETOXIFICATION 46, chloroplastic isoform X2, with protein MQSKTLIAHHPLHSPLLQNLTHTALSHPSLFFTTNPPYFSSTPGLNHTSGLPKLRFSPPIRRRNRLVTACIVDGVCEGDDGKDSLVSKEVVEVKKEELESQSLWNQMKEIIMFTGPATGLWICGPLMSLIDTVVVGRGSSLELAALGPGTVMCDNMSYVFMFLSIATSNMIATALAKGDRNEVQHHISILLFVGLTCGCLMLLFTRFFGSWALTAFAGSKNGHIIPAANTYVQIRGLAWPAILVGWVTQSASLGMKDSWGPLKALAVASVINGIGDVVLCSFLGYGIAGAAWATMVSQVVAGYMMIEALNKKGYNAYAISVPSPEEFLTVLGLAAPVFVTMISKIAFFSLVVYFATSMGTNITAAHQVMIQTLFICTVWGEPLSQTAQSFMPELIYGANRSLPKARMLLKSLVIVGAIIGSVLGIGGTCVPWLFPNIFTPDQKIIQEMHKVLIQFFLALAVTPAILCFEGTLLAGRDLRFISLSMSGCLSLGALLLLFVSSRGYGLAGCWWAVVGFQWARLFLSLGRLVSPTGILYSEDMSQYNLEELRTV; from the exons atgcaaAGCAAAACCCTGATAGCTCATCACCCTCTTCACTCCCCTCTCCTCCAAAACCTCACTCACACTGCTCTTTCTCACCCCTCACTCTTCTTCACCACCAACCCACCATATTTCTCTTCGACCCCAGGCCTTAACCACACATCTGGCCTCCCAAAGCTACGCTTCTCACCCCCCATACGCCGTCGTAATCGACTGGTGACTGCCTGCATTGTTGACGGGGTTTGTGAAGGAGATGATGGGAAAGATTCTTTAGTGTCTAAAGAAGTTGTGGAggtgaagaaagaagagtTGGAGAGTCAGAGCTTATGGAACCAAATGAAGGAGATTATAATGTTTACAGGACCCGCCACTGGGCTTTGGATTTGTGGACCCCTTATGAGCCTCATCGACACTGTTGTGGTTGGCCGGGGAAGCTCTCTTGAGCTTGCTGCTTTAG GCCCTGGAACTGTGATGTGTGATAATATGAGTTATGTGTTCATGTTCCTTTCTATTGCAACTTCAAATATGATTGCTACTGCGCTTGCAAAAGGG GATAGAAATGAAGTGCAGCATCACATATCCATCTTGCTCTTTGTTGGATTGACCTGTGGCTGCTTAATGCTTTTATTTACAAGATTTTTCGGTTCATGGGCGCTAACTG CTTTTGCTGGATCAAAGAATGGGCATATTATTCCTGCAGCAAATACATATGTTCAG ATACGAGGTTTGGCATGGCCTGCAATTCTTGTTGGTTGGGTTACTCAGAGTGCAAG TCTTGGCATGAAAGATTCCTGGGGTCCTTTGAAGGCCTTGGCTGTAGCCAGTGTTATAAATGGCATTGGTGATGTAGTCCTTTGCAGTTTTTTAGGCTATGGTATTGCTGGTGCAGCATGGGCAACAATGGTGTCACAG GTTGTTGCAGGATACATGATGATTGAAGCTCTGAACAAGAAAGGATACAATGCCTATGCCATCTCTGTTCCCTCGCCCGAAGAATTTTTAACAGTACTTGGGCTTGCTGCTCCAGTGTTTGTGACAATGATTTCTAAG ATAGCTTTCTTCTCTCTCGTTGTATATTTTGCGACGTCAATGGGAACAAACATCACGGCTGCTCATCAG GTCATGATCCAAACATTATTCATCTGTACTGTGTGGGGCGAACCTCTCTCTCAAACTGCACAATCATTTATGCCTGAGTTGATATATGGCGCAAATCGTAGTTTGCCCAAG GCTCGAATGCTGCTCAAGTCACTTGTCATTGTTGGAGCTATCATTGGTTCAGTATTAGGAATTGGAGGAACATGTGTTCCATGGTTGTTTCCGAACATCTTTACACCTGACCAAAAGATCATACAGGAg ATGCATAAAGTGctgatacaattttttttggcacTGGCTGTGACACCTGCCATTCTCTGCTTTGAGGGAACACTGCTG GCCGGACGAGATCTAAGATTTATTAGTCTGTCAATGAGTGGATGCTTGTCTTTAGGTGCACTTCTACTGCTG TTTGTGAGTAGTAGAGGATATGGCCTAGCAGGCTGCTGGTGGGCAGTGGTAGGATTTCAATGG GCTCGGCTTTTTCTCTCCCTAGGACGCCTTGTATCTCCTACCGGCATACTTTACTCCGAAGATATGAGCCAGTATAATCTGGAAGAACTCAGAACTGTTTAG
- the LOC18766621 gene encoding squalene synthase, whose translation MGTLGTLMKHPDDIYPLLKLKMAAKNLEKQIPPEPHWAFCYSMLHKVSRSFALVIQQLGTELRNAVCIFYLVLRALDTVEDDTSIAADVKVPILLAFHRHIYDPDWHFSCGTKDYKVLMDQFHHVSTAFLELGKGYQEAIEDITKRMGAGMAKFICKEVETIDDYDEYCHYVAGLVGLGLSKLFHAADKEDLASDSLSNSMGLFLQKTNIIRDYLEDINEIPKSRMFWPRQIWSKYVNKLEDLKYEENSDKAVQCLNDMVTNALIHMEDCLKYMAALRDPAIFKFCAIPQIMAIGTLALCYNNIELFRGVVKMRRGLTAKVIDRTKSMDDVYGAFFDFSSILKSKVDKNDPNATKTLSRLEAVQKTCRASGALSKRKSYIVRGEPSHNSTLIVALFIILAIVYAYLSASPRI comes from the exons ATGGGTACCTTGGGGACTTTGATGAAACATCCGGATGACATTTACCCGCTTTTGAAGCTCAAAATGGCAGCCAAGAACTTAGAGAAGCAGATCCCTCCAGAGCCCCATTGGGCTTTCTGTTATTCCATGCTTCACAAGGTGTCTCGTAGTTTTGCTCTCGTTATTCAACAGCTCGGCACTGAGCTTCGTAACGCT gtctgtatattttatctgGTTCTTCGAGCTCTAGACACTGTCG AGGATGATACAAGCATTGCAGCAGATGTCAAAGTCCCCATCTTGTTAGCGTTTCATCGTCACATATATGACCCCGATTGGCATTTTTCAT GTGGTACAAAGGACTACAAAGTTCTCATGGACCAGTTTCATCATGTTTCAACTGCTTTTCTGGAACTCGGGAAAGG TTATCAGGAGGCAATTGAGGATATTACCAAAAGAATGGGTGCAGGAATGGCAAAATTTATCTGCAAGGAG GTAGAAACCATTGATGACTATGATGAGTACTGCCACTATGTGGCAGGGCTTGTTGGTTTAGGTTTGTCCAAGCTTTTCCACGCTGCTGATAAGGAAGATTTGGCCTCAGattctctctcaaattcaaTGGGCTTATTTCTTCag AAAACAAACATCATTCGGGATTATTTGGAGGATATTAATGAGATACCGAAGTCTCGTATGTTTTGGCCACGTCAGATCTGGAGCAAATATGTTAACAAACTTGAG GACTTGAAATATGAGGAAAACTCAGACAAGGCTGTGCAATGCTTGAATGACATGGTCACTAATGCGTTGATACATATGGAAGATTGCTTGAAGTACATGGCTGCTTTAAGAGATCCtgcaatatttaaattttgtgcCATCCCTCAG ATCATGGCAATTGGCACGCTGGCATTATGCTACAACAACATTGAGCTCTTCAGAGGTGTAGTCAAAATGAGGAGGG GCCTTACAGCAAAAGTCATTGACCGAACAAAATCAATGGATGATGTCTATGGtgctttctttgatttttcttccattctAAAGTCCAAG GTTGACAAGAATGACCCTAATGCAACAAAAACATTGAGCAGACTGGAAGCAGTACAGAAAACATGCAGAGCCTCTGGAGCCTTGAGCAAAAG GAAATCCTACATCGTCAGGGGTGAGCCGAGCCACAATTCAACTCTG ATTGTGGCACTGTTTATTATATTGGCCATCGTTTACGCTTACCTCTCTGCCAGCCCAAGAATCTAA